In Sphaeramia orbicularis chromosome 5, fSphaOr1.1, whole genome shotgun sequence, the genomic stretch AATGTTTACGGTGCTGTTTCTGTCTGAGTGGAGACTGAAAAAGTGGTCagttttttataattattattctgCTTTAGTTGAAACATGTTAATGATGATGTATCCACTAATGGATTGAAACTGACTTAAACCCACTGGTTTATTACTAATTAAAATGCTCACTGTCAGTATTTCCAGTGTTTGTTTCATGTGTCAGTGTGTCACTGTTGTTAATTATCACTTTtcatttttaatccatgactgatGTTCTAACATTCCAGTAAAGTGCATTTAACTGAATTATTGAAAAGTCAGTGAAAACATACATATTATGATAACTCATGacatatttttgaacatttgggtTTGGAGAAGATTTAGGAGCCACTGCATTAGAGATATATATTCATTAGAAAGGTGGAGTAAAATGGTCAGAGGCTGCTACAGTGAAATCATacgtatcattagcctcatagcataattgcttaactcatacacaaatggacaaaagtatgtggaccagttgaattcaagtgtttcttttctaaaagggttctgggattaaaaaaaaacaacccaaaaaaacaatgacaaatgtcataatatagttttatatttgcagcAGTCTTCAACAGTCTTATGGGCAATGTTTTATGCTCTGGTTGGGTCAGTGtaaaacccaatttgatataaaaccaaactccatccatccatccatccagttgcTTTTGATTAAACTGTTCGAGCATACCCCTTGGATGTGTTGTCAGTTGCcaaacaaacaaccattcactctcatattcacatgTACAGAAAATTTAGATTTATCTtttaacctattaaggtgcatgtctttggatggtgggaggtagCGAGAGTACCccgagagaacccatgcaaataCAGGAAGAAAAGGCAAACCATTCTGCTGTGAAGCAAGAAGATCCTGGCAAAACCCAGACCGACCCAGCATACTGAATTTTACTACTAGGTTGTACACTTCCAAGTGGAAATAATGATACTGTCAGAGTCCATGAAACCCACAGCTCGGTAGGTTTGGTGAAAATTTGAATAAAGAATGTCAACCCTGAGCTCTGTTTTATTCAAGGTTTTGGAAAATGGTCAGCACCAATATTGGGTCACGACCCTGGAGACCAGACAGAGGATCCAAAACCAGACAAATAtctagacaaaaaaaaagagaagcaaACTTATGTTGGACAGGGACTACTATGAAAACATATCGAAGAACCACAGATGTACGATTCAAAGGTCAAGTAACGTATTATTCAAGGGTCATCATACACGGACATGGACTCTAAAATCAGGGATTGTCCTCTTACATTAGTGACTTTGAACCTCTGACCATTAGCAGGTTGTCTCTAAGGATCAGCTTGTTTGGATCTGATGGGTACAGTATAGGATGATGATCTGTACTCTTTAATGGACTTCAGGTCAGTGCCTCTAATGCAGCTGCTTTTAAAGTTACTGGGAAATGATCTCAAAAGTGCATAAAGTATATTCTTTTCGGAGTCAAACTGTTACTGAAACACCATGGCAGCCCCGGAAAATAACAACTCAGTCCTGCAATTTAAGTATCTGCACAGCTGATGACACAGTTCTCATTAAACTGCATGTATGGTGATGAAGAGAAAAGGTAAAGAGCAGGGTTGTATCTCAGTCCTCAGGTGATTAATGTTTATATGTGTTGATGTGGACGTAATCTGAGTTTATCCTGGTTTTATCTGAAGGTTCGTATGAAACTAAATCTACTCCAAGTTCTGAAAATAGAGTATGACATTTTCCAGTTATTATAAAATACTTTCATCTGCTTCTGTCTGTCAGTTAAATGGGCGAAGCCTCGCACACCTGAGCCAGCGGGATGCTCTGCGGATTCTGGCAGCCAGTCAGCGTCCAATCACCATGCAGATAAAGAGTCAGAGGGGGCGTGGGAATGATACAGATCGGAGCACCTGGGAGGCCCTCCCCCTTAACCTGCAGCACCTGAATCTACCACTCCCACTGATGGGGGCGGGGCTTGGTGCCTCCAGCCCCTCCTACCAGGACAggtaaataatttaaaaagtaaagtaaataagtaaatgacGGACAGGTAAAGTAAATAAGGATATCACATGACACATGACAAATATCACAGAAGTATCCATTCATTGTAGCGATTTCAAATTTAGCTCCCCACGGTTCTATCCTTGGACCACTGACATGATGTCTATTGTATACAGCTTTAACGTCCATCTTTATGCAGACGACACTATCCTTACTGTTGTGTAAACTGTATAAATGATACTCCTACAAACACCTCCATAAACTGAAACATGTCCTAAAGTGTATGAAGCTAAAATGAATGTTACTGTGAatcaagtcaatattttttttttcccctgactgATAACACGATAATTTTAACGTCCGTATTGACAGTTATTCTAACGTTGACTGAAATTGTGGTTTTGTagtaaaaaacaaatcttctcctCCTTTATCTACCAAAAAGAGAAATACTGAATCTGTTTTCAACTGTATTAAACTACAAGATTTTACTTATCTGTAACTTGAAATGGTTCTTGCTTTTTAACTGACACTGTAGTTTGCATTTATCCTTATTGTGCTGCACTTTGCTTTTAGCCTTGTATGCTAATCTACATAATGTCTGGGCTCTTTTTTCTATATTATTCAAGTTGTCTCTGCCTTTAATATCATTATCATTGTGTTGAAAACTTGGGTCCTTCAAATTGTTTTATGTAAATAAGTGACTGTACTGTTTTAATGTTCAATTGTGTGTAATAATTCATCAGTCTGGTTTACTCTTCTTTCAGACATTATTACAACCATCTGTCTCTGCCACAAGACCACTGTGACGGACGCTACAGCTTCCTGTCCAGCTCCCCCCGGGACACAGTGGACATCAGCCACCAGGTGgcgctaacacacaaacacagtcacagCTCCACCTTTATAAAGTTCACAGTAAAGCAATAACTTATGTTTGTTTAAAAACTGTCTAACCATCAGGATCCAGAACTGACTGGTCGTCGTCCAAAGGAGCAGAACTGCCTAATGGGATGCTGCAACACCAACTTAGAAGAACCCAACGGCTGCCACAGTCAGGTAAAACACCTGAGACGTCTCACAATGTGTTTAAACCAAAGATTCACCATAGGTGTCCTTCAGTAACTCAATCTAATTCACATGCTGAAGTTTTCCTTCAGAAAATATTTATGGAAATGgaaacaactggaaaaaaaaacaaattgtttCACTCACTTGAGGTGATTtttctgtaaaagaaaaaaaggtggaAAAGAAGAAACTTCTGACAAAAGAAATGAAACTTATATGATCGATCAGCTAACTGATCAGCTGTTTGTATCGTTGTCCCAGATATTCCAGTTCTGTGCTAAAGTATGTTTGTATGACAGGTAGACATGCTAGAGGAGACAGAGTTATTGCTCTCTTTTAAATggtaaataacaacagaatacaaTACTTCTATTGTTTATTATAGTCATGTTTATTGTAGCCTACAGTACTGTCCTCTGACCACATAAAGCAGCTTAgtttacacctgtgctgtgtgggtcaacctaacttgatgaggctctagtgtgattggttcggtgaggtgctacttaattatgattggctgttcttatgtctttcaaaacatggatgaatgaattctatcgaaattgtatcgagcatgtctcatatttctgtcgaggaaaagttattttgcaaaacatatcgttatcgttttatccCCCAGCCCTATGTGCACATATACAATACATTCATTGCATTGGCATGTTTCTCATTATTGATCTAAAACACCTTACATTCAGCGCTATGATGCTGTGGACTATTGGTCCACTGTTCACAATCTGTCGGGTTTTACTCCACAGCTCTACTGAAAGACTTAATATAGAGGCAACACGGCAGCTCCCACAACTGTGAAATACTGGCACTTGACTGAAATGGGATCAGGTCATTCATCTATCTCCACCCtcttatgaattatgaaaaactaTCTCAATTGAAACACCTTTTTAGGCAAttcccttttttgtttttcagattttgcCATTACCATAAACACTTATGACTGGCATGTTGACcagtggggatccatgggttctagaggcggtagtttttatgctgttgtgtattcatgcatgctgtaccacatttgtccagcagtcaccgccaaagcgttctgggtatagcaacgtgattgtaaggctattgtatttcaaaatgactaatatctcccaaaatactggtcctatcaacttgccgttttcgctagtctggtccttaaccaaaaatacattagtaagacaaactgcagcagtcagctcttagcagattttgtgtgaatcccaagcCACAtctgcatgcacgcacgcacgcagaggccactttgcttttataatatagatgcaatgtgtcaaatgaaaataaaatggatTTCTGATAATACAGCTGTTGTGTGCATGATATTATCGATGAGTACAACTCGTTTCAGACGGATGACGATGACTTCATGCTGGAGAAGCCGCTGGGTTTCCTTCCCCTCCACCATGAGTTGGATAGTGGTCTGGGCTGGACTGATGGATCCCTCCACCAGGGGGACCTCTCTGGTCTGGAGACTGAAGAGGGAGGCCTGGAGGACTGCCACCCCCATGGGGCCCTGGTCCCTGGAGGCTGCGGGGGTCTAGGAGGTGGAGGCTCTCCTTCGTCTGAGTCCTTCATATCGTCGGAGCTCAGCGACTCTGGTTTCTACAGTGTGAGCACCGGGGAGTTCAGGCACTTCCAGAGGCTGCTGGAGAAGCGGATGCGGCTGTACAACGCCCGGCTGCAACATCAACACCAGCACCAGCATCAGGCTGAGCCCTGTGAGAGGCGGGAACGCCGTGACAGCTGTCCAAAAAGCCACCGCGAGCTGCTGGAGGCCATCCCTGAGACACTCACCATGCAGCCGCCGTGTCCACGTCTGCAGCACGAACATGGTATGGAGGAGGCGGACCACGGCCCCGTCATGGATCTGCCACCGCGAGGACTGTTCAGGTGAGCAACATCTGGTGGACAGTCCAGAAATGTCAGGGTCATAGTAAGGTGGAGGTGGTTCCATCCTGATCACGTGAACCATATCTGTAGTTCATCTCACAGGACATCTTCTGGTGGAATAATCCTGCCATTGGGCGACTATTTCAGACTTCATTCTCCTCCATCCTCTGAGCTGAGACTACACACTAAAAAACAACCTGTTTCATCTTCTATGTCATGTCCATTTTGCTATGTTTTAAACATCAATTTCCTCTTCCATCTCGCTACCTTTTTTTACATGTATAACAAGTCCAGGCTGTGTAGTCagagtataaaagtaaaaaatagacCTCTGAAGGACATTTTTACCATCTGTGTGGAAAGCCAACTGTcgttttatcttgttgcatcattttcatcttttgtctcGTTAAGTCTTTTATGTTGGTGTCACCGTGGTACCTCCACattgttttaattgtagttttttgtcCCCATTTTCACTTTATCTTTTTAGCACCAGGCTAGTTTCACGTcaatgtcatactgtgtgaaccTTCATTATAAGCCGATGAGTAGGAAAAATTAGCTCTTCTTGAAAACTGAGTCGGAGGTGTTGGAATTTTCTCACACTTACAACATCACAGCCTAAATTATCTCCAAAAGCATCTCTGTCACTATCAAGACTTCAAGGTAATTAAACCTAATGAATGTGATGAAATGATTATTTTAAAGCATTTCATTGGTGAATTTACAGAACAATCAGCCTATTATCCTATACATCTGTTCCTGCAGCCCTGTGTAATCAGGTGACCAGTATGGGAAAAGGCCTACGTCTGTTCTGATGTGGGTTTGTGAGCTTCAGTCATTAAAACAGGATGATTTAAAGCCTAAAGAGGCAAATATACACTgctgtgtttccatagtaacgacCAAAGACACCTGCCGACGATGATGGGCTGAGAAAATGTTCTAGTCAGAGCTTTTCTGACAGGAATGAGCTGGCAGCAACGCAGTGAGAATCTATATACATGTTGTatgttattgatttatttatacatttcatATATCAGTGAAGCGTCTGCAGTTTATACAGATCTGTTCCAACACTTACATCTAAAGACCTGATGCACTGACTTTACCATGTTGACCAATATACTGTATTGAGATGACTTTCTAATGAACAGTCTGTCAATGGAGACAAAAATTATGAAATTGTTATGACATTACATTTCAATTTGTTTAAAAAGGGCCCATTATATATGTGTAAAGTTATATAGTTGATGTGTTCAAAGACAGTTAGACACTGCAAACAGGAGAGTAATGTTAAATAACTTGATGGTAATAAATACTGTATTAAGAAGAATGTCTTTTGCTGATTGGTCATCGACAATAACATGCCATAATCTGAAATCATCTTTTGGTTAGTTTGGACTTTAAGCAAACAGAAACCTTTGTACATTAGAATGTTCCTGTGAAAGAATGTGTGTTTTACATTgtcatgttattcatgttttctgttgttttcctcCATTTCATAACTTTAAAGTTTTTACATCTTCAGTGGCAAAATGGTTAAAATGAACTTTATGtctctttagtgtaaaactccaTCCCAGCCTGAGTGTTTAACTACATTTATTGAATGGTTTGGTGGCCATGGTGgagtctaatgccgcgtttccactacgtggtatcggctcgactcgactcaactcggcctttttgcttttccattacgaaaaagggcctggtgtctggtacccggtactagttttttggcatcacctctgccgaggttccaggactggggaccagatactaaaatgtgacatgtaaacactgcagaccactgattggtcagagagttgtttctgcgacccaccgttttacaaaaaacacatgcggaagttcacagtaaatatagcggtaggttaatccacgtgatgacagcctgtaaaactacatcatggtttgtcaaggagattcagacgtaaaaattcagcgtgagcttgacaagacaacatgcaacaagcgagtttatcagcaactctctgagcagacgacacggaagtaacacaccgcatcactatgacgtccaggtactgtaaagtcagtagtatcctgtaatggaaacggtcacCAGAAATACGACCTGGTACCTGTGTCGAGTCGACCGAGTCGAGTcaattccacgtagtggaaacgcggcataagtccCACAGGAATGAGCTTGATTTACTGTGAGCAATGTAAACCAACCTCTGGTCACACAGGGACTAAAGCACCTGTATGTTTGGACCATGAGCCCCATACGCCAAAAGTACCAGTTAATCTAAACAGTGGTACTAACTGGTATAAAGAAGGCTCATACTTACTAAGACTAAGCCATGTCACGTAAAGTCAGAGTAAGTTGATTTTGACCCAGTGATAATGCGTCATAAGTTACCCTCTAGTTTTGACTAATTTCAGTGTCACTGTGACATcagaaatgtgtcagtgtgttgttgttttgttgatttattttttgtattttcagggTATCATCGGTCCAGTTCCACAAAGCCGACCGCCCTTGTCTGAACCGTCACAGCTCCAGCAGCGGCGCCCTCTTTAACCCCTCCCACACTCATGCTGCTGTCTCCCGAATGACGGCACCGGTCCTGTCCACCTGCAGTACCCCGTCCAGCCACCGAAGGCCACTGGTTCCCATACAACAGCAGCACCACCAGGCCTCAGGCTCAATGGGGATGTTGAGGAGGAGCCGAACACTGCACCATCGGCCCCCGCCTCAGGAGTACCGCCGCAGGGCCAGTCATCCCGCGTCGCCCTCCTACTGCGCTGCCACCCTGCACTACTGCGGAGGAATCGCTCCTCATAACATCCTGCCACCAGGTCTACCAGAAGAGACGGAGCTGGGGCCAGGGGTGATGCATCTGTCACCACAGCAACACCCTAATGGTCTGGGCCACATCAGGGCCAGCAGCAGCCACGAACGATTCTACGACAACTCCAACAGCCAGCACACTCACCACGACTGGTGGCACTCGCAGGAAAGAAACCGGATACCTGATGCACTGGTGAACGAACGGGACCGGGAGCTGGAGAGGGATCTGGAACAGAAGAGACTCATCCAGAAGGAGGAGCTGGAGAGGGAGGTCCAGATCCAGGAGGAGATGGAGCGGGAGAGCCGAGCCAGAGAACAGCAGCGTCTGCAAAGCCACAtccaccctccccctcctccaacCCTGGGCGACGTCAATGATACCTGGCCTAAACCAGCCAGTCGCCAGTCCCagggtggagggggaggagggggtacCTACAGCACCCTGGAGGGTCACATAGGTAAGACGGCATTTGGGTAACAGTTTCATATTTGGTGATCACTGTTGTGAAGTATTAGACAAATGTGGTGGAAATCCTCACAGTTTTCTTTCAGTGTAAAAACAGGAATAGGCTCTGGTAACAGTGGGGTTCCATTaaactcatttaacccataaagacccaaagatccactggaaaccaaaaccatatactgatctaaactgttcaatacctgttgatccactaattctatcaatacatgtaaataattggtgtaaaatgcagtttgtcatcttttcatggtcatcagatatgacccatttggatgttcagaggctccgtactgaacgtggtaacactgtcatcttctacaacactgattcaccagaaaaacccatggaataTGATCAATGACAGTTTGATCAATGGACATACTGGGTTTGTGTCCAGTTAATGACATCTTTGCAGGAAAACTcactgtcttcagttttctctgtttctgataataaccctcaactttaatctgatctttttatgaaaatctacatgatcagagaattaaatatagaaaaatacctgattttcactgaaaaacagcaaaagaCAAAGGATGATATTGTaactaatggtgataaatcacttaagaaaggttaaataaagagaaaaattcatttgggaactgaaacaaaagtagctctgggtcttgatgggttaatttATAACTACTGATCACCCTTTTAATGTTAGTACTTGGACCAAAACTCTATGGTTTAGGTAATCTTCAAGCTTCTAATTTTTATATCACTTCACTAAGGTGTTTGTATTTCATACTTACAGGCACTGGTTCGTCAGTTGGATGGGAAGCAAAGAAAGGACACGTGAATACCAGTTCCAGCCCTAATCCTAATCTCACTCCGAACTCCAGTATTCAGCCAAAACTGAACCCCATGTCCAGACCCAGCACCACATCCAGGATCTCCAGGAACCAGCTGCTCAGAGACCGTGCATCTCAGCTGGCAGACGAACGCAGCGGGATGAGCACTGATGAGGAAACCAGCACCGATATGCTAATGGGTCGCTACTGGAGCCGCACTGAGAGGAGGGAGCACTTTCTGTTGGCCCGTGAgcagaggcagcagcagcagatggcCAGAGGAACAGCTACAATACGGGAGGCTGTGGCCAGGGGAGGAGCCACCACTACTGCTGCCATGGGGGGCGGAGCCTCTGTGGGTGATGGCAATGGGTTGGACAGCAGATCATTCACTGAAGGCCGTTGCAACACGGTGCTAGAGCTGAGCCAGAGGAAGTTGAGCCGCCTGAGGAACCGGAAGCTGCTGGACGACTGGACAACAGTGGAGGAGCTGTTGACCCATGGGACCAGACTGGACAGCCATGAGGACATGCTGTGTCCCAGCTCGCTGCTGACCGTCACTACCGTCTAATTGCACCAACTCCATGGAGAAACCTGCAACCGAAGGCAACGTGTCAAGAAATCCTGCTGCAGACGTCAGTTTCATCTCTGTGGATCTACTACAGATGCAGGTCTACCATGGGTTAAAGAGTCATAACAGTGGGTCTGCAACCGGtgattattttcattgttgaTCAGTCAGTTAAGCAGTTGGTCTATAGAATTAACAAAGTGATGACAAGCTTTTTCTCTCAAACCCAAGATGTCATCCTCAAATGTCTTTTTTAGTCCAGAACCCAAATATGCCGTTTACTGTCACAGAAGATGAAACAACTGTTAGGAATGAGGTTTGAGGACAAAATGAAACAAGAATCATACTGTAATTTCACTTTCtccatttctttacaaatttcctCTTTGGAGCAAATGACACTGCAGTTTTCCATAAAGAATGAGATATGGGCCGGTCTTTGTACTGGACTCACAGAGATGAAACTGGGAAAGACAGAAGAGGATTTTATAAAGTGTTGTTTTATCCAATGTGTGTGTGACTGGAAACCTCACCATCATCGCTGTACTTCACCTCAACTGAtagctttatgtgtgtgtgtcaccacTGTACAGCACTGGACTAAATATGTCGGTGCATGATGAGTGTTCGCATTATGTGTCTCACGCCACATTTTAAGGTACATTTACTTCATCCGATCTTTGACTAGAGGATAAAAACCTGGGGGGCAATATTGTCCAGGCTGTGCACTATCAATCGATCGCATGACTGCTTTCACATCAGGGCCACAGAACACAGAAACTGTAGCAATGCAGACAAAGAGACCAGGGTACAGACTACATCCTGGACCGTTTTTATAGATACTCTGTTTACAGTGAAAACACTCATCAGTGGGAGGGTTTGGAACTAGATGGAGAAAAATGAGATCTGGTTAATCGTTTGTGCAACGCTCACCAAACTGTTGGACAGGAACAGGAAGCAATGAGCTGTGAAGGATGTCAGAAAAAAACACAGCATAAGAAACCGAGTAGAAAACCTCCATAGTAGCAGTCTGAGTTTTTGTTACCTCATAATGCTGTAAATCTGACATGAAATTAGATAACTAAGGCTACATTTACACGTAGCCAGTATCTTTCAAAACATAGATTCTTCTCTGTGTTTGTGCCTATTGTTTACACAACAACGATGGTCACACCCACCCACCGAAAACAATGGTTTCTAAAACTTAAAATTCACCAAATTCAGACTTGTGAACTCTGCAAATttggtcttggtaagaacagcTCCAGAAAATAGACTTCCTCAAAACACAAGTCTCTGTTACTGGAATGGCTGCTTGGTAACTTTCCTCCCTggttctgctgtatttctgataTTGGCTCCCTGATGTCATTAATGACAGGTTAGCTTTGTCGTTACAAAAGTTATAAAAGGTTTGCTTTGACATTTAATGTTAACGTGAAGGTTGAACTGTCAAGggatttttataattatttagttgtttgtttttgggaGACTGCCCGTTTTGTGATCATTTATCTTTTCTAAAACATATACTGACTTCTATAAAACGACTACAATCACCAAAAAGTATTTCCTTGAAGTAAAAACGAGCAGTTGTGGGTAATCTCCAATGCAGTCGTCACAGAAGCCACCATTGTCTTTGAGAGTAAGTTGACAGTAGCatgaaatgcatcttgggatattttccacacgagtcaccaaccagtctGTCCTTGGTTTAACAGATGAGACAAGAGCAATATTCGGGAATTCCATCCTATCTTGGTTTGTGCAAGCTTTTAAATGGAACAGAACTTAGACCTCAACTGATGTTGTTTCACGAGATTGTGAGaacagaacagacaagaacgtgtaATGAGAAATGTCGTTTGTCTTGTTAAACCAATGAAGAAAGACTAGGACAGTTTTATGTTGAGTCAGTTGTAGAAAAAGGCAAATGGAAGATGATGAGTTGAACATCGGAAACTTATGAATGTTTTTAT encodes the following:
- the LOC115419037 gene encoding uncharacterized protein LOC115419037; amino-acid sequence: MGCWLSGPWMGDQTLNGRSLAHLSQRDALRILAASQRPITMQIKSQRGRGNDTDRSTWEALPLNLQHLNLPLPLMGAGLGASSPSYQDRHYYNHLSLPQDHCDGRYSFLSSSPRDTVDISHQDPELTGRRPKEQNCLMGCCNTNLEEPNGCHSQTDDDDFMLEKPLGFLPLHHELDSGLGWTDGSLHQGDLSGLETEEGGLEDCHPHGALVPGGCGGLGGGGSPSSESFISSELSDSGFYSVSTGEFRHFQRLLEKRMRLYNARLQHQHQHQHQAEPCERRERRDSCPKSHRELLEAIPETLTMQPPCPRLQHEHGMEEADHGPVMDLPPRGLFRVSSVQFHKADRPCLNRHSSSSGALFNPSHTHAAVSRMTAPVLSTCSTPSSHRRPLVPIQQQHHQASGSMGMLRRSRTLHHRPPPQEYRRRASHPASPSYCAATLHYCGGIAPHNILPPGLPEETELGPGVMHLSPQQHPNGLGHIRASSSHERFYDNSNSQHTHHDWWHSQERNRIPDALVNERDRELERDLEQKRLIQKEELEREVQIQEEMERESRAREQQRLQSHIHPPPPPTLGDVNDTWPKPASRQSQGGGGGGGTYSTLEGHIGTGSSVGWEAKKGHVNTSSSPNPNLTPNSSIQPKLNPMSRPSTTSRISRNQLLRDRASQLADERSGMSTDEETSTDMLMGRYWSRTERREHFLLAREQRQQQQMARGTATIREAVARGGATTTAAMGGGASVGDGNGLDSRSFTEGRCNTVLELSQRKLSRLRNRKLLDDWTTVEELLTHGTRLDSHEDMLCPSSLLTVTTV